A part of Flexistipes sp. genomic DNA contains:
- a CDS encoding TolC family protein — MIKYFIAILLIPISSYAADIATLLEAASQRPEIKSLKLSEKISRQERAKTLYNFTPKVDFYASYEYSSRPQNLVPITPGEMNVNKSLPISENIYRYGVKASMPVFVKELFDTADILKLKKEKFGVLTDIAVIKNQSLLVSMNSYFHYLNKKREYLQKRIDSLKKTKKIVKTGVDAGRIPKSELYNIKKSLLELKMEFENLKRQTEDVKADIYKITGRHIEKPAEMNKTADFDKFLSNNDAGFIQLKPYKYDIKTAKQELEKQRAYRYPKINLSASYTQNMGESYNKDEFESEDIGNVMVELSIPIFDAKSHKEVAIAKNEILKTKQDYLSKRSVLSSLERKYINKLPIVKKSIKQAEEDIVYAKKLLNTAKVAYKNRRMTVDDYLSYEVDVLKSESNLAALKNEKWQIYAGQALLYGIRLIEVLK, encoded by the coding sequence AGATTAAAAGCCTGAAATTGAGTGAAAAGATTTCCCGGCAGGAAAGAGCAAAGACACTATATAATTTTACCCCGAAAGTGGACTTTTACGCATCATACGAATATTCAAGCCGGCCGCAAAATCTGGTGCCGATCACACCGGGTGAAATGAATGTAAATAAATCCCTCCCTATCTCTGAAAATATTTACAGATACGGTGTTAAAGCTTCGATGCCGGTTTTTGTTAAAGAATTATTTGATACAGCTGATATTTTAAAATTAAAGAAAGAAAAATTTGGAGTTCTGACAGACATTGCGGTTATCAAAAATCAGTCACTGCTGGTTTCTATGAACAGTTATTTTCATTATTTAAATAAAAAACGTGAATATTTGCAAAAGCGAATAGACTCTCTGAAAAAAACAAAAAAGATTGTGAAAACTGGTGTAGATGCCGGCCGGATTCCCAAATCGGAGCTTTACAACATAAAGAAGTCCCTGCTTGAGTTAAAAATGGAATTTGAGAATTTAAAAAGGCAGACGGAGGATGTTAAAGCGGATATATATAAAATTACCGGCAGACACATTGAAAAACCGGCAGAAATGAATAAGACAGCTGATTTTGATAAATTTCTCTCCAATAATGATGCAGGTTTTATTCAGCTGAAACCTTATAAATACGACATAAAAACCGCAAAACAGGAGCTTGAGAAACAAAGAGCATACAGGTATCCGAAAATTAATCTCTCTGCCAGCTATACGCAGAATATGGGTGAATCCTACAATAAAGATGAATTTGAAAGTGAAGACATCGGCAATGTTATGGTGGAACTGTCAATACCTATTTTCGATGCAAAATCGCACAAAGAAGTCGCTATTGCGAAAAACGAAATATTAAAGACAAAACAGGATTATCTTAGTAAACGCTCCGTCCTGTCTTCTCTTGAAAGGAAATATATCAATAAACTGCCTATTGTCAAAAAATCAATCAAGCAGGCGGAAGAAGATATAGTTTATGCTAAAAAACTGCTGAACACGGCAAAGGTGGCATATAAAAACAGACGGATGACTGTGGATGATTATCTCAGCTATGAGGTCGATGTTTTAAAGTCAGAGTCAAATCTGGCTGCTTTGAAAAATGAAAAATGGCAGATTTATGCAGGACAGGCTCTCTTATACGGAATAAGATTAATCGAGGTGCTAAAGTGA
- a CDS encoding efflux RND transporter periplasmic adaptor subunit, which translates to MIKKIISILIVIVVVFAAVMLLKKRKAQMAEAKPPAVRPIVVESFTLKKDKVLLTLPYIATVKSDSGAEINTKIAGRIEKLPVQTGERVKEGDLLAKIDSDDLNSKINGLQEEKQSLKWDIQSVKSVLRAKHTALQNLKKKHARTAELLKVEGASIEEYESEETSIAALKSEIKIQKNKINILQNKIKILESKISEVKASLKYTKIYSPVSGTVSTKYASEGENIMAGRKILDITGNDKKYLEIQLPPDKTAKTIKTNGEFYNIKGLNDTDASGTLRYKTSYIKKLKASPGEILPIELVTYRGNNKLLPYNAVLDKDSDKFVFVYSSGNVKARQIDVAHSGIQGIIADNLSGVKRVITAKPDILLRVLSGVPVKVLSTER; encoded by the coding sequence GTGATTAAAAAAATAATATCAATATTAATAGTAATTGTGGTTGTTTTTGCTGCAGTAATGCTTTTAAAAAAGCGTAAAGCACAGATGGCTGAGGCAAAACCACCCGCCGTAAGACCCATTGTTGTTGAATCATTTACATTAAAGAAAGACAAAGTGCTGTTAACTCTTCCGTATATTGCCACAGTAAAAAGTGATTCCGGAGCCGAAATAAATACTAAAATCGCCGGCAGAATTGAAAAACTCCCCGTTCAAACAGGCGAAAGAGTGAAAGAGGGGGATCTTCTGGCTAAAATCGACAGTGATGATCTTAATTCGAAGATTAACGGACTGCAGGAAGAAAAACAGTCTTTAAAATGGGATATACAGTCTGTAAAAAGTGTACTCCGGGCAAAGCATACTGCCCTGCAGAACTTAAAGAAAAAACACGCCAGAACTGCTGAGCTTTTGAAAGTGGAAGGGGCCTCCATAGAAGAATATGAGTCGGAGGAAACCTCCATAGCAGCGTTGAAATCGGAGATAAAAATACAGAAAAATAAAATCAATATTTTGCAGAATAAGATTAAAATCCTTGAGAGCAAAATAAGCGAGGTGAAAGCGTCCCTTAAATATACAAAAATCTATTCACCTGTCAGCGGAACAGTTTCCACAAAATATGCTTCCGAAGGTGAAAATATTATGGCAGGAAGAAAAATTCTGGATATTACCGGCAATGACAAAAAGTATCTGGAAATACAACTGCCACCGGATAAAACAGCAAAAACAATAAAAACCAATGGCGAATTTTATAACATAAAAGGCCTGAATGATACTGATGCATCCGGTACGCTCAGATATAAAACATCTTATATAAAAAAGCTTAAAGCATCGCCGGGCGAAATTCTGCCGATTGAATTAGTTACCTATCGGGGAAATAATAAACTTTTACCCTATAATGCAGTGCTTGATAAAGACAGTGATAAATTTGTTTTTGTTTACTCAAGCGGAAATGTTAAAGCGAGACAGATTGATGTGGCTCATTCGGGCATCCAGGGAATAATTGCCGATAACCTAAGCGGTGTAAAACGGGTAATTACAGCAAAACCGGATATCCTTCTGAGAGTACTCTCCGGAGTGCCGGTGAAAGTGCTAAGCACTGAGCGCTAA